A region of the Myxococcus stipitatus DSM 14675 genome:
TGAGCCCGCGCACACGGGTGTGGCCGCGAAGATGTCTCCGCGAACCACACCCGAACAATGACAGACAAGTCTGGACGTCTGTCATTGCCTGGGGGTAGTCATGTCTTGCTTGTCTATTCGCCCGCGCGCTGACGGTTGAGGCGGTCGTAGTGACGGTAGCCCAGCTTGTCGAGGGCACTCGGCGGCGCGAGGCCGATGTCGACCAGCGTCTTGATGTCGTAGGTCCCCGCGAGGACGGGCGGGGCGTAGCTCCGGATGGCCGACGGCGTGCGGAACTTCTCCAGCGGGAAGAGGACCGCGCTGGTGTGCACGTGGATGAAGTGCGCGGCGGACTGGCGCTGCCAGCCCGAGACACCCGGAGCGGTGATGACGTGGGGCGTGGCGAGGAACGTGCCGCCCGTGAGGATTTCGAGCTGCTGGCCCACCTGCGCCACGATGCAGCCCGCGGGGGCGGTGCCGCGCACCTTGATGCCGTTGGGGTCATCCGGTGTCGCGCGGGTGCGCAGGTACAGCCCGCTCTTGTCATCCGGGCTGGGCGCCGGCTTCCCCTCGGGGTCGAGGAACCGTCCCCCGGGCAGGAGCGTGAGCAGGTTGAAGTCCGTGTGCTCCTCGCCCCAGACGATGTCTGTGTTCACCTGCGCCGGCGTGAGGGGCAGGTACTGGAGCGCGCGGGTGATGTGCGGGGCGCGCTCGCAGAGCTGGGTGAAGGTGTCCTCGGGCAGCCCCAGCGCGACGGCGGAGCCGCGCAGCAGCTTGAGGCCCGCGTCGTGGAGCGAGCGACCCAGGGTCATGATGCCGTCCTGGAAGTACGGCGGCGCATCGGGGGGCCACACGTTCTCCGGATACAGCTCCGGGAACTCCATGGCCGCGACCTCGTCGTTGGGGTAGGGCGCGACGAAGTAGCACTCCTTGAAGTCCGGCTGGCCATTGCCGGCCACGGCGACCTCGGTGTTCGGAGGCGTCCAGCCGCGCTGGTACCAGAGCTCCGCGCGGCCATAGGGCTTCTTCGCTTCCGGAGAGCGGGCGATGAAGGCCGCGAAGGCGTCGTAGTAGCGGTGGAGCGCCTGGGTGTCGACACCGTGGTTCTTGATGTAGACGAGGCCGAAGACACCAAACGCCTCACGCAGCGCCGTCGCGGCGCGCTCGAGGCGGCTCGCATCGCCCGAGGCGAGGTCGGCAAGGTCGACAGTCGGAATGTTCAGCGAAGATGTCTCGGCCATGTGGGCCCTAGATGTATCGCTCCTCGGAGGGAAAAGGGAGGGGCTTCTACCCTGAGTGTCTCCCTCGGAGCCTGGGGCCGGCCTCGCGAGCGCCGGTTCGCGTGATCCCGCCGAGGTCAGGGCCTGGATGGGGTCTGGGTAGGGGCCGACCTGTCCTGATGATCCAGGGGGCCGTGCGGGGAGGAGCACGAAGGGAGCCTGGGGTGGGAGCGTGGGCCCACCTCAGGACAGGGTGACGGCGCCCGGGGGTGATTCTGTCGCGGCGCGCGGGTGCCTATCTCCAAGTGTTGAGCCGCGATCTGTCCGTTCCCCGCGCGGCTCACACCCACTCAATGCGAGGTATGTCATGAAGGACCGTCCTGCAACGCTAGTGCTCTCTGGTGGTGGCGCGAAGGGCGCCTTCCAGGTGGGCGCGGAGCGTGTGCTCAGAGAGGTCCACGGCTTTCGTTGGGAGCGCGTCTTTGGTGTGTCGGTGGGGGCGTTGAACGCCACCGCCATCGCGCAGCGCGAGTACGACCGGCTGGCCGACCTGTGGACGAACCTGCGGGAGGAGGACGTGTACCGCAAGCTTCCGTGGCTGGTGGTCGCGCTGCGCTTGGGATTGCTCAACAAGCTGGGCCTCTTCGAGAACTCCCCGTTGAAGGCCCTCATCGAGCGGAACTTCGGCAGTCGTCCGTTCGCGATTCCCGCGCACGTGGGGCGCGTCTCGCTCACGTCGGGCCAGTACGAGCTGGTCTCGAGCGACTCGAACGACTTCATCCCGGCCGTGTGGCACAGCACCGTGATGCCCGTCATCTTCGAGCCCGTGGGGCCGCACGCGATGGTCGACGGGGGGCTGCGCAACGTCGCGCCGCTGGGCGATGCACTCGAGTACTCGCCCACGGAGATCGTCGTCATCGCGTGCTCGTCCTCCAAGCTGGAGCCGGTGAAGTTCCCCACCAACATCCTGGATGTCATCCGCCGCTGCCTCCCCGACATCACGCTCAACGAGCTGCTGATGAACGACGTGGACCTCTTCGTCCGCATCAACGACCTGGTGAGGCAGGCGCAGACCCACGGCACGACGCTCCGGGGGCCGGACGGCAAGCCCTATGTCTATTGCCGCATCACCGTCATCGAGCCCACGGCGCCCATCGGGCACACGCTCGACTTCTCGCCGGAGATGATTCGCATGCGGCTGCGCCATGGTGAGGACCGCGCTCGCGCCGTGATGCGTCCTACCGGTGTGGGGCCTGGGGAACGCATGCCGCCGCGCATCGCCGCGCACCTGGAACCCGTCCTCTATGCGTGAATCGGCGCTACGATGACGCCCCACGTGCCCCCGTGAGACGGGGCTGGGAGGTCTTCGGTGGAGCGTCAGCGAACAGCCGTCTTCCACCCGGAGGGAGTCGCGGAGACTCCCCTGACCGAGCGAATCCACGCGCTCGTGTTGCGTGCGAGGGCGGCGCTCCCGGAGGAGCGTGAGGCCCTGGGCAAGGACCTCAATGCGTTGCTCGCGCAGCTCCCGAAGCAGGCCGAGCGTGAGTCCGCGGTGACCTTGCTGCGTGGGTATCTGGAGAACGGCGCGTTGGAGGGACTGGGCACGTCCTCGCACCCGGCGGACGTCGCCGCCACGCAGGCCGCGCTCGACCTGGGGTATCCCATCGCGCTCGAGATCTCCCCCGAGCGACTGGACGCGCTGCGCGAGTGGGAAGGCGCCGCCGAGTCCTCGGGCATCCCGTGGATGGCCATCATGGTGGTGTCCTTCGTCGCGTTCATCACCCAGATCGCCTGCACGACCCTCGCCGACGTGGGGGCGCTCCAGACCCGCCAGCTCGCGATGTATCCGTTCGGTGGGCCGATCGGGATCGAGGAGCCCTCCGGGCTGGAGGTCTTCCGGAGCTTCCTGGAGGAATGGGCCTATCCGGTGGTGGGCATCCAGTTCGCCGCTGGTGTCTTCAACTTCCTGTTCACCACGACGTTCGGTCGTCTGCGCGGCGGAGCGAAGGGGGCGTCGTACTTGTACCTGGCGTTGGCCGCGTTCGGGGCGGGCGTGGCGGTGTTCCAGCTTCCGGTGATCAACTGGCTGGGCTTGGGCACGCTCACGTCCGCGGTGGGGGCCTATGTCTCCGCGCGACTGCTGAAGTCGAAGTCCCGCTGAGCGAAGGGTGTCAGCGGGCGGGCCCTTTCGAGGCCGGGAACCGTTTCGGCGCCTGGAGCATCCGACGTGGGCAAGGCGAGCTCCGAGGGCTCACTGAGTGCCTTGTAGAAACGACGGCCGATGAACACGCCCAGCATCAACGACAC
Encoded here:
- a CDS encoding isopenicillin N synthase family dioxygenase; the protein is MAETSSLNIPTVDLADLASGDASRLERAATALREAFGVFGLVYIKNHGVDTQALHRYYDAFAAFIARSPEAKKPYGRAELWYQRGWTPPNTEVAVAGNGQPDFKECYFVAPYPNDEVAAMEFPELYPENVWPPDAPPYFQDGIMTLGRSLHDAGLKLLRGSAVALGLPEDTFTQLCERAPHITRALQYLPLTPAQVNTDIVWGEEHTDFNLLTLLPGGRFLDPEGKPAPSPDDKSGLYLRTRATPDDPNGIKVRGTAPAGCIVAQVGQQLEILTGGTFLATPHVITAPGVSGWQRQSAAHFIHVHTSAVLFPLEKFRTPSAIRSYAPPVLAGTYDIKTLVDIGLAPPSALDKLGYRHYDRLNRQRAGE
- a CDS encoding patatin-like phospholipase family protein → MKDRPATLVLSGGGAKGAFQVGAERVLREVHGFRWERVFGVSVGALNATAIAQREYDRLADLWTNLREEDVYRKLPWLVVALRLGLLNKLGLFENSPLKALIERNFGSRPFAIPAHVGRVSLTSGQYELVSSDSNDFIPAVWHSTVMPVIFEPVGPHAMVDGGLRNVAPLGDALEYSPTEIVVIACSSSKLEPVKFPTNILDVIRRCLPDITLNELLMNDVDLFVRINDLVRQAQTHGTTLRGPDGKPYVYCRITVIEPTAPIGHTLDFSPEMIRMRLRHGEDRARAVMRPTGVGPGERMPPRIAAHLEPVLYA